Proteins encoded in a region of the Stieleria neptunia genome:
- a CDS encoding DUF1501 domain-containing protein codes for MTSNHWIDRRRFLYGGGLGAGAMALQLLRHAEAEGAGTTHHTATASSVIFLFMSGGPSQVDTFDPKPDLDRLAGKDVPESIADTIPKIKRAGLKNLMGSPWSFKPYGESGIPVSDLLPKTAEHVDDLCVIRSMQHNNPVHGPGECVALTGTAAGDRPSIGSWSLYGLGTANETLPAFIGMNLHTDGMQFPQGAGWGSGFLPSGFQGTIVDPAKGIRHVTMPEQTSQPQRRDQLELIRWFNQRHLDQSGGQSELRARLDSYETAFQMQTSAPDLFDLAKETQQTRELYGLDHPQGKTVGRACLLARRMVQRGVRFVQVRVGGWDAHGNIKGNHTKMASRTDVPIAGLLADLKQRGLLQSTLVVWAGEFGRTPTMEGRGKGRDHSPAGYSIWMAGGGVQGGRVIGATDPLGYVATERPVSPHDFHATILHALGIDANRLTYNHHGRDEVPTVFGGEAVGEVFGSSVG; via the coding sequence ATGACCTCAAACCATTGGATCGATCGCAGACGATTCCTGTACGGCGGCGGCCTCGGTGCCGGTGCGATGGCGCTGCAACTGTTGCGTCACGCCGAAGCGGAAGGAGCAGGCACGACGCACCACACCGCCACGGCATCAAGCGTGATCTTTTTGTTCATGTCCGGCGGCCCCAGCCAAGTCGACACGTTTGACCCCAAACCGGATCTGGACCGGTTGGCGGGCAAGGACGTCCCCGAGAGCATTGCCGACACGATTCCAAAAATCAAACGAGCCGGGCTGAAAAACTTGATGGGATCGCCGTGGTCGTTCAAACCGTACGGCGAAAGCGGCATTCCGGTTTCTGACTTGCTGCCCAAAACGGCGGAACACGTCGACGATTTGTGTGTCATCCGATCGATGCAACACAACAATCCGGTGCACGGCCCCGGCGAATGCGTCGCGCTGACGGGTACCGCCGCCGGCGACCGCCCCAGCATCGGCAGTTGGTCGCTGTATGGTTTGGGAACGGCCAACGAGACGCTGCCCGCCTTCATCGGAATGAACCTGCACACCGACGGCATGCAGTTTCCCCAAGGTGCCGGATGGGGATCGGGATTTTTGCCCTCAGGGTTCCAAGGCACCATCGTCGACCCGGCAAAAGGGATCCGACATGTGACCATGCCGGAACAGACGTCCCAACCACAGCGCCGCGACCAATTGGAATTAATTCGTTGGTTCAACCAACGGCATCTGGATCAATCCGGAGGGCAAAGCGAACTGCGGGCGCGACTGGATTCCTATGAAACCGCGTTTCAAATGCAAACGTCGGCCCCGGATTTGTTTGACCTCGCCAAAGAAACGCAGCAGACGCGAGAGCTGTATGGTTTGGATCATCCACAAGGCAAAACCGTCGGCCGGGCGTGTTTGCTGGCCCGACGGATGGTCCAACGGGGCGTGCGGTTCGTGCAAGTCCGTGTCGGCGGCTGGGACGCGCACGGCAACATCAAGGGCAACCACACCAAAATGGCTTCGCGGACCGACGTTCCGATCGCCGGGCTGCTGGCGGACCTCAAACAACGCGGTTTGCTGCAATCGACGTTGGTTGTCTGGGCCGGCGAATTCGGACGGACGCCGACGATGGAAGGCCGGGGCAAAGGCCGCGATCATTCTCCGGCTGGGTACTCGATTTGGATGGCCGGCGGCGGGGTCCAGGGCGGGCGGGTCATCGGCGCGACCGATCCGCTGGGCTACGTGGCGACCGAGCGACCGGTGTCACCCCACGACTTTCACGCGACCATCCTGCACGCGTTGGGGATCGACGCCAACCGTTTGACCTATAATCACCACGGCCGCGATGAAGTGCCGACGGTGTTCGGAGGCGAGGCGGTGGGAGAAGTGTTTGGGAGTTCTGTGGGATAG
- a CDS encoding PSD1 and planctomycete cytochrome C domain-containing protein produces the protein MRFLAIALLLTCTWHDAPVQAGNPVGWSGDWTRSRSGGTAQWFEIRGTGGRNNPLRRQLRVPFDGDQLLVRFQLRYDSSSIDTPPNGNGEFLVLWLDEQDGGDAAGHNGGVPNIGLHVDQDKNAFMARYTSTSQHFSETQLQGDRVYTILAKVSRSQSGSGLPYDRLSVWIDPEITDAGTPAIEVSAKNAIDSIGWIGFATGMKTERDDRILVSELSLATTWMESFGLPARVAPTPTTKPPATNPTTAPTLTATVNFRTEVYPVLRQHCFGCHGGDEPESGLRLDHYDEVLNHLSPRDADASHLIALIESSDPAKQMPPPGDDHTQLSADEIRVLRDWIDEGVVWDHQLLPTPAMQTDHWALQRVDRPEIPAVATTRPLRTPIDAFLASNQQDLGITATETASWPTLQRRIALDLTGLPPSAFPGLEQAASHEALDRWIDQLLCSPAYAERWGRYWLDLARWAESNGHQHNRPRPYAWRYRDYVIQSFQDDKPYDQFIREQLAGDELPEESRCLEATGFLAAARYSGNELDKEIQRQDILVDVVNTTAKTFLGVTLECAQCHTHKFDPFTIRDYYRLQAFFTRGQPGNLLLADAPAETESWVNARWQLFDSVHARMVAQKRRAGVPEPVLVIPKSVIGGMNAQERKAFSALDSAIASIPQVWGWSGGDSDVTVAPHEMRWPLPRDLRSVAEMKTYLRLRGDAKSIGPEVRAGWPAVFGPTPDEVTSRTDLADWIASPDNPLTARVWVNRIWQWHFGTGIVATSGDFGTQGASPTHPELLDWLADELVASGWSTRHIHRLILRSSTYRQSAAFSQRNHDLDPDCQSLWRWPPRRLESEAIRDSALSVAGRLDTTVGGPSVGDDDAEDGYRRSVYLPQQRERIAESLTLFDSPAAVTTCSLRRVSTVSLQPLYLLNSDFMNTISHHFAERVRNTAREDQYAATALRLALGRDASEEEAEKMTQYLRDHSLESLCLVILNLSEFLYVN, from the coding sequence ATGCGTTTTCTTGCAATCGCATTGCTACTCACCTGCACATGGCACGACGCGCCGGTCCAGGCCGGGAATCCGGTCGGCTGGTCGGGCGATTGGACACGATCGCGTTCGGGAGGGACGGCGCAGTGGTTTGAAATCCGCGGGACCGGAGGGCGAAACAATCCGCTCCGACGACAGCTCCGTGTACCCTTTGATGGCGACCAACTGCTGGTTCGTTTTCAGCTCCGCTACGATTCGTCCAGCATCGACACACCCCCAAACGGAAACGGAGAGTTTCTGGTTCTGTGGCTCGACGAACAGGACGGAGGCGACGCGGCGGGGCACAACGGCGGTGTGCCGAACATCGGGCTGCATGTCGACCAGGACAAGAACGCCTTCATGGCACGCTACACGTCGACGTCGCAGCATTTTTCCGAGACCCAGCTGCAAGGCGATCGCGTTTACACCATCCTGGCCAAAGTCTCGCGATCGCAATCGGGCAGCGGACTACCGTATGACCGATTGAGCGTCTGGATCGATCCCGAAATCACCGATGCGGGAACGCCCGCCATCGAGGTCTCCGCGAAAAACGCGATTGACTCGATCGGCTGGATCGGATTCGCGACGGGGATGAAGACCGAACGTGACGATCGAATTTTGGTTTCCGAGCTATCGCTGGCGACGACCTGGATGGAATCCTTCGGGTTGCCCGCCCGGGTTGCCCCAACGCCGACGACCAAGCCGCCGGCGACGAATCCGACGACGGCGCCGACACTCACCGCAACCGTCAATTTTCGCACCGAGGTCTATCCGGTTCTCCGACAACATTGTTTCGGGTGCCACGGCGGCGACGAACCGGAATCCGGATTGCGACTGGACCATTACGACGAGGTCTTGAATCACTTGTCGCCTCGCGATGCCGATGCCAGCCATCTGATTGCGTTGATCGAATCGTCCGATCCGGCAAAGCAGATGCCTCCGCCAGGTGATGACCACACGCAACTGAGTGCGGACGAAATCCGCGTGCTACGTGATTGGATCGATGAAGGCGTCGTCTGGGACCATCAGTTGTTGCCGACGCCCGCGATGCAGACGGATCACTGGGCGCTGCAACGCGTCGATCGCCCCGAGATTCCTGCGGTCGCGACAACTCGGCCATTGCGGACACCCATTGATGCGTTCCTCGCCAGCAACCAACAGGACCTGGGCATCACGGCGACGGAAACGGCTTCGTGGCCGACGCTGCAACGTCGAATTGCATTGGACCTGACGGGGCTTCCACCCTCGGCGTTTCCGGGGTTGGAACAAGCAGCCAGTCACGAAGCACTCGATCGCTGGATCGATCAATTGCTGTGTTCACCGGCCTATGCCGAGCGTTGGGGACGATACTGGTTGGATCTGGCCAGATGGGCCGAGAGCAACGGTCATCAACACAACCGACCACGGCCATACGCCTGGCGTTACCGTGACTATGTGATCCAAAGTTTCCAAGACGACAAACCGTACGACCAGTTCATTCGGGAGCAACTTGCCGGCGACGAATTGCCGGAGGAGTCGCGTTGTTTGGAAGCGACGGGTTTCCTGGCCGCCGCCCGATACAGCGGCAATGAGCTGGACAAAGAAATTCAACGTCAAGACATTTTGGTGGACGTGGTCAACACCACGGCAAAAACATTCTTGGGCGTCACGCTGGAATGTGCCCAGTGTCACACGCACAAGTTCGACCCGTTTACGATTCGCGACTACTACCGATTGCAAGCGTTTTTTACGCGCGGGCAACCCGGCAACCTGTTGCTGGCCGATGCCCCCGCCGAAACGGAATCGTGGGTCAACGCGCGTTGGCAATTGTTCGATTCCGTTCACGCGCGAATGGTCGCCCAGAAGCGTCGTGCCGGCGTCCCCGAACCCGTCTTGGTGATCCCCAAGTCGGTGATCGGCGGAATGAATGCCCAGGAGCGCAAAGCGTTTTCCGCACTCGATTCCGCGATCGCGTCGATCCCACAAGTCTGGGGCTGGAGCGGTGGCGATTCGGACGTGACCGTCGCGCCCCACGAAATGCGTTGGCCCTTGCCGCGTGATCTCCGATCGGTCGCGGAAATGAAAACCTATCTGCGGTTGCGTGGCGATGCCAAGTCGATCGGCCCGGAAGTTCGCGCCGGCTGGCCGGCGGTTTTTGGACCGACGCCCGACGAGGTGACTTCACGGACCGATTTGGCCGACTGGATCGCGTCCCCGGACAATCCGTTGACCGCACGTGTGTGGGTCAATCGGATTTGGCAGTGGCATTTTGGCACCGGGATCGTTGCCACCTCGGGCGACTTTGGGACCCAAGGCGCTTCACCGACGCATCCCGAACTGCTCGATTGGCTGGCCGACGAATTGGTCGCCAGCGGCTGGAGCACGCGGCACATCCATCGCCTGATCCTGCGTTCGAGCACCTATCGACAATCGGCGGCGTTTTCACAACGCAATCATGACTTGGACCCCGATTGCCAATCGCTTTGGCGCTGGCCCCCGCGACGACTGGAATCCGAGGCGATTCGCGATTCGGCGTTGTCCGTCGCCGGCCGACTGGACACGACGGTGGGAGGCCCGAGCGTGGGTGACGATGATGCCGAAGACGGCTACCGGCGGAGCGTCTACCTGCCACAGCAACGCGAACGGATCGCAGAATCGTTGACGCTGTTCGATAGCCCTGCGGCCGTGACAACCTGTTCGCTGCGACGCGTGTCGACCGTCTCGCTGCAGCCGCTGTACCTGCTCAACAGCGACTTCATGAATACGATCAGCCACCACTTTGCCGAGCGCGTCCGCAACACGGCCAGGGAAGACCAATACGCCGCGACCGCGCTGCGACTGGCGCTCGGTCGAGACGCGTCCGAGGAAGAAGCTGAAAAGATGACACAGTACCTGCGCGATCATTCGCTCGAATCGTTGTGCCTGGTCATCCTGAACTTGAGCGAATTTCTGTACGTGAACTAG
- a CDS encoding alpha/beta hydrolase, giving the protein MRIACPMRSRILSMMLIACCLSVCLIRPARADDFTVVKGLAFSETVPALTLDLYLPKASADPSPCVIVIQGGGFRPQNGQRFKPFAEHLAKHGFTAALISYRGSPDHRFRDTLADVKASVRFVRNVAEKYQIDADRIGAAGRSAGGTLAALLAVTGDHDDPDSRIQAAVCFAGVFDFVSRFTKQEQLEIQPNAKKKRKTNGEWIGPEFSPEDPQWLAASAITHVDPSDPPILLLHSRDDSTVPWFQSRDMHRAMTEAGVDAEIRVYETGGHSVSPKDRNSLDDMVEFFQKRL; this is encoded by the coding sequence ATGCGAATTGCCTGTCCGATGCGATCGCGGATCTTGTCGATGATGCTGATCGCTTGCTGCCTCAGCGTCTGCTTGATCCGTCCCGCGCGAGCCGACGACTTCACGGTCGTGAAGGGATTGGCGTTCAGCGAAACCGTCCCCGCGCTGACACTGGATCTGTACCTTCCCAAGGCGTCTGCCGATCCGTCGCCCTGTGTCATCGTCATTCAAGGCGGCGGCTTTCGTCCGCAGAACGGACAGCGATTCAAACCCTTTGCCGAACACCTGGCGAAGCACGGATTTACAGCTGCGTTGATCTCGTATCGCGGAAGTCCCGACCATCGGTTTCGCGATACCTTGGCCGACGTGAAAGCCTCCGTCCGATTCGTCCGCAACGTGGCCGAGAAATATCAAATCGATGCCGACCGGATCGGCGCAGCGGGCCGGTCGGCCGGCGGTACGCTCGCCGCGCTGTTGGCGGTCACCGGCGACCACGACGATCCCGACAGCCGCATCCAAGCCGCCGTCTGTTTCGCCGGCGTGTTCGATTTTGTGAGTCGGTTCACGAAACAGGAACAGTTGGAGATTCAACCGAACGCGAAGAAAAAACGGAAAACCAACGGAGAGTGGATCGGCCCCGAGTTTTCACCCGAGGATCCGCAATGGTTGGCCGCTTCGGCGATCACACACGTCGATCCGAGTGATCCACCGATCCTGCTGCTGCACTCCCGCGACGATTCCACCGTGCCCTGGTTTCAGTCACGCGACATGCACCGCGCGATGACCGAGGCCGGCGTCGATGCCGAGATCCGGGTCTATGAAACGGGAGGCCACTCGGTGTCGCCCAAAGACAGAAACTCACTCGACGACATGGTCGAATTTTTTCAAAAGCGACTCTGA
- a CDS encoding PSD1 and planctomycete cytochrome C domain-containing protein, giving the protein MSMRTIVAIILLPLWILPPLVASDDVTEGEKLFALKVKPLLAEKCLACHGAEPDDIQGGLDLRTRETVIAGGDSFEDEVLIPGKGDASYLYRTASRSEEGYEMPPKEADQLTEAQTWWIRDWIDAGAPWPDEDRVALIQQRYAEGEQVATSKALSDDWQNRRYEPQKLWSYRPLQHVDVPAGKHPVDWFIDQKLAAAELAPAPPARAGELVRRMSFGLTGLPPTPADVKRFTREYAKNHEGAVRAFAQQLMASPHYGEHFGLRWLDVVRYADTAGFANDYSRPNAWRYRDYVVRAFNDDKPYNEFIKQQIAGDEIDPDDPENLIATGFLRMGPWEQTGMSVFKETRQQWLDDITDSVGQTFLAHALQCAKCHDHKFDPVPTRDYYSMMAVFSTTQFAERDAPFLEVENKAGFEASDDWVQAKVDDYQQQKKELNQKVAKARKQETGDAKVGDNGLDPGDEASLARMSKNIARHSWELDRTRPIAFAVYTGKTIQRNNVGNRIALPENPWTKGQLETDAILAGGNVYSPTEPVQPGPLSAAVALGQMLPPSFPAGKGKRRLALARWIAAEDNPLTARVIVNRVWSWHFGKGLAGNPNNFGGTGALPTHPQLLDHLARRFMDHGWSIKKLNELIVTSQAYRRSTRHPHPERQAARDPKLNLYASFLPRRLTAEELRDAMLVASGELNRSVGGIPARPDVNLEVAFQPRQIMGGAASVYEPDPTPRQRNRRSLYAEKIRGLRDPFFESFNQPGPDKSCELRETSTVAPQALTLLNSEEVFDRSIGFAKRLVDEQLADDATIERAFQWALGRSPTAEERSLCLDQWNDATAEESARSYEAKTWPDQIERTVMAEKTGQPYDFIETMPAYTHYQPDLQPADVDAKTRGLAHVCLVIFNLNEFAYLD; this is encoded by the coding sequence ATGTCCATGAGGACCATCGTCGCCATCATCTTGCTCCCGTTGTGGATCCTACCACCGCTCGTCGCCAGCGATGACGTCACCGAAGGTGAAAAATTGTTTGCGTTGAAGGTCAAACCGCTGCTCGCCGAGAAGTGCTTGGCCTGCCATGGGGCAGAACCCGATGACATCCAAGGCGGACTGGATCTACGGACGCGAGAAACCGTGATCGCCGGCGGTGACTCGTTCGAGGATGAAGTGCTGATCCCCGGCAAGGGCGATGCGAGTTACCTCTATCGGACCGCCAGCCGATCGGAGGAAGGCTATGAAATGCCTCCCAAGGAAGCCGACCAGCTGACCGAAGCCCAGACATGGTGGATTCGTGATTGGATCGATGCGGGGGCGCCGTGGCCGGATGAAGATCGCGTCGCATTGATTCAGCAGCGATACGCCGAAGGCGAGCAGGTGGCAACATCCAAGGCGCTGTCGGACGATTGGCAGAACCGGCGCTATGAACCCCAGAAACTATGGTCCTATCGGCCGCTGCAGCACGTCGACGTGCCCGCCGGCAAACACCCGGTGGACTGGTTCATCGACCAGAAACTGGCCGCGGCAGAACTCGCGCCCGCACCGCCAGCCCGTGCCGGCGAGCTGGTGCGGCGGATGAGTTTTGGTTTGACCGGGTTGCCCCCCACGCCCGCGGACGTCAAACGCTTTACCCGCGAGTACGCCAAGAACCACGAGGGGGCCGTGCGTGCGTTCGCGCAGCAATTGATGGCGTCGCCCCACTACGGCGAACACTTCGGTCTGCGTTGGTTGGACGTCGTTCGTTACGCCGACACCGCCGGGTTTGCAAACGATTACAGCCGCCCCAACGCCTGGCGCTACCGCGACTATGTTGTGCGAGCTTTCAACGACGACAAACCCTACAACGAATTCATCAAGCAACAAATCGCCGGGGATGAGATCGACCCCGATGATCCAGAGAATTTGATCGCGACGGGTTTTTTGCGGATGGGGCCGTGGGAACAGACCGGCATGAGCGTGTTCAAGGAGACACGTCAGCAATGGCTCGACGACATCACCGATTCGGTCGGCCAAACGTTTCTCGCCCACGCCTTGCAGTGTGCCAAGTGTCACGATCATAAATTCGACCCCGTGCCCACCCGTGACTACTACAGCATGATGGCGGTGTTTTCGACGACCCAGTTCGCCGAACGGGATGCACCGTTCCTGGAGGTGGAAAACAAGGCGGGTTTCGAGGCGTCCGACGATTGGGTCCAAGCCAAAGTCGACGACTACCAGCAACAGAAAAAGGAACTCAATCAGAAAGTCGCCAAGGCGCGCAAGCAGGAGACCGGCGATGCGAAGGTCGGCGACAACGGGCTGGATCCCGGCGACGAAGCATCGTTGGCCAGGATGTCAAAAAACATCGCGCGGCACAGTTGGGAACTCGACCGCACCCGGCCGATCGCCTTTGCCGTCTACACCGGAAAGACGATCCAACGCAACAATGTCGGAAATCGGATCGCGTTGCCCGAGAACCCTTGGACCAAGGGGCAACTCGAAACCGACGCCATCCTGGCCGGCGGCAACGTCTATTCACCGACCGAACCGGTCCAACCGGGACCACTCAGCGCGGCGGTCGCGCTCGGGCAGATGCTGCCCCCTTCGTTTCCCGCCGGCAAGGGGAAACGCCGATTGGCGTTGGCACGGTGGATCGCCGCCGAGGACAATCCATTGACCGCCCGCGTGATCGTCAACCGCGTCTGGTCGTGGCACTTCGGCAAAGGGCTGGCCGGCAACCCGAACAACTTCGGCGGCACCGGGGCCTTGCCGACGCACCCACAGTTGCTGGACCACCTGGCACGCCGGTTCATGGATCACGGTTGGAGTATCAAAAAGCTGAATGAGCTGATCGTCACCTCCCAGGCCTATCGCCGCAGCACCCGCCATCCGCACCCCGAACGGCAAGCCGCTCGTGATCCCAAGCTGAATCTTTACGCCTCGTTCTTACCGCGTCGATTGACCGCCGAAGAGCTTCGCGATGCCATGTTAGTCGCCAGCGGTGAACTCAACCGCAGCGTCGGCGGGATTCCGGCGCGGCCGGACGTGAACTTGGAAGTCGCTTTCCAGCCACGCCAAATCATGGGCGGGGCGGCTTCGGTGTATGAGCCCGATCCGACTCCCCGGCAACGCAACCGCCGCAGCCTGTACGCCGAGAAGATTCGCGGGCTGAGGGATCCGTTCTTCGAGTCCTTCAACCAACCCGGTCCGGACAAGTCCTGTGAGTTGCGGGAGACGTCGACGGTCGCACCCCAGGCGTTGACGCTGCTCAATTCCGAAGAGGTCTTTGACCGATCGATCGGGTTTGCCAAACGCCTGGTTGATGAACAGCTCGCTGACGACGCCACGATCGAACGCGCGTTTCAATGGGCGTTGGGGCGTTCGCCGACCGCTGAGGAACGTTCGCTGTGTCTGGATCAATGGAACGACGCGACCGCTGAAGAGTCGGCGCGATCCTACGAAGCCAAAACGTGGCCGGATCAGATCGAGCGGACGGTGATGGCGGAAAAGACGGGACAACCCTACGACTTCATCGAAACCATGCCGGCTTACACCCATTACCAGCCGGACCTTCAGCCCGCCGACGTCGACGCGAAAACGCGCGGACTGGCGCACGTCTGTTTGGTGATTTTTAATCTGAACGAATTTGCCTACCTGGACTGA
- a CDS encoding DUF1501 domain-containing protein: MAAHYPHRLAMPTRREALYGLGAGLGSVALTSLLQADESGQTHHPAKAKRCIFLMMEGGPSHLDTFDPKPELTKQHLKAFTRSGEMESAMSSGKRYFVKSPFQFTKAGECGADICTEWKHLSQMVDDICFYRGAQVESVNHPTACYQLNTGNQFGGDPAVGAWVTYGLGTMNKNLPGFVVLPRSSYPQGGAGNWSNGFLPAKFQGTPLRPEGSPILNLNPPAAVSPQRQRENLNLLGQLNSQHLATRPGRGELEARIASYELAYRMQTEVPGVLDLEGESQSTLDAYGVGEAATDSFARKCLLARRLVESGVRFVQAYAGNWDSHDYIEKAHGALIRSVDKPIAALLRDLKQRDMLKDTLVIWCGEFGRTPDNGLRGGGQSYGRDHNAKAMAMWFAGGGTNAGHTIGATDEIGANAVECVHHIRDVHVTLLHLLGLDDNRLTYFHAGRHKQLSQFGGQLIKELLG; encoded by the coding sequence ATGGCTGCTCACTATCCACATCGACTGGCGATGCCGACCCGCCGCGAGGCTTTGTATGGGCTCGGCGCGGGACTCGGTTCGGTCGCGCTGACATCGCTGCTGCAAGCCGATGAGTCGGGACAGACTCATCATCCGGCCAAGGCCAAGCGCTGCATCTTTTTGATGATGGAAGGCGGGCCGTCGCATCTGGACACGTTCGATCCGAAACCCGAGCTGACCAAGCAGCATCTCAAAGCGTTCACCCGCAGCGGCGAGATGGAAAGTGCGATGTCGTCGGGAAAACGCTACTTCGTCAAAAGCCCCTTCCAATTCACCAAGGCGGGCGAGTGTGGCGCGGACATTTGCACCGAGTGGAAACACTTGAGCCAGATGGTCGATGACATCTGCTTCTATCGCGGGGCGCAAGTCGAATCGGTCAACCACCCGACGGCCTGCTACCAGCTCAATACCGGCAATCAGTTCGGCGGCGATCCCGCAGTGGGCGCCTGGGTGACCTACGGCTTGGGCACGATGAACAAGAACCTGCCCGGATTTGTGGTCCTGCCGCGATCGAGCTATCCGCAGGGCGGCGCGGGGAATTGGTCCAACGGATTCCTGCCCGCCAAGTTTCAAGGCACGCCGCTACGGCCCGAAGGCAGTCCGATTCTGAATTTGAACCCGCCGGCAGCGGTGTCGCCTCAGCGGCAGCGCGAAAATCTTAATCTGTTGGGGCAGCTCAACAGCCAACACCTCGCCACGCGACCCGGCCGGGGTGAGTTGGAAGCGCGAATCGCCAGCTATGAATTGGCCTACCGGATGCAGACCGAAGTCCCCGGCGTGCTGGATTTGGAGGGCGAGTCACAATCGACACTCGATGCCTACGGGGTGGGAGAAGCGGCGACGGATTCGTTTGCGAGAAAATGTTTGTTGGCCCGGCGGTTGGTCGAAAGCGGTGTGCGATTTGTTCAAGCCTATGCCGGAAACTGGGACAGCCACGACTACATCGAAAAAGCCCACGGGGCGTTGATTCGCTCGGTCGACAAACCCATCGCGGCGCTGTTGCGAGATTTAAAGCAGCGCGACATGCTCAAGGACACGCTGGTGATCTGGTGCGGTGAATTCGGCCGCACACCCGACAACGGGCTGCGCGGCGGGGGGCAGTCCTACGGCCGTGATCACAACGCCAAAGCGATGGCGATGTGGTTCGCCGGCGGCGGGACAAACGCCGGTCACACGATCGGAGCGACCGACGAGATCGGTGCTAACGCCGTCGAGTGCGTGCACCACATTCGCGACGTGCACGTCACGCTGTTGCATCTGCTCGGGCTGGACGACAACCGGCTGACCTACTTCCACGCCGGCCGCCACAAACAACTCTCCCAATTCGGCGGCCAGCTGATCAAGGAATTGCTGGGTTAG